One window from the genome of Prosthecobacter vanneervenii encodes:
- a CDS encoding DegT/DnrJ/EryC1/StrS family aminotransferase — protein MPSLLNTLSVPYPLADQHRHEPALRGAWQRVCESGSYILGREVEAFEKEYAAFLGGGRVVGVASGTDAIELMLRALNIGSGSKVVVPSFAPSAVASGVRRSGAEVVFADIDPHTFTLCPESLAALLRSPQGSGVDAALVVHLYGHPADWQGLRSVAVEHGIELLEDCAQAHGALWQGRMAGTLGRAAAFSFYPTKNLAALGDAGAVATQDAELAERLRLIREYGWGRRNVSDFAGVNSRLDELQAAVLRVKLGSLRDNVLQRRRLAAVYDASLSGCRMVVPPVVRGGCEHAYHQYVIRTKNREALLQHLQQAGIPAAVHYPVPLHRQRAFAGSHMPLSEAERAASEVISLPVHPYLSEEAPAEVGEVIERFDHACG, from the coding sequence ATGCCCAGTCTCCTCAACACATTGTCAGTGCCCTATCCCTTGGCGGATCAGCACCGGCATGAGCCTGCACTGAGAGGTGCATGGCAGCGTGTGTGTGAGAGCGGCAGCTACATTTTGGGGCGGGAAGTAGAGGCGTTTGAGAAGGAGTATGCGGCGTTTCTTGGCGGTGGCCGGGTGGTGGGCGTGGCCAGCGGCACAGATGCGATTGAGCTGATGCTGCGCGCACTGAACATCGGGTCTGGCAGCAAAGTGGTGGTGCCTTCCTTCGCGCCTTCAGCCGTGGCTTCCGGTGTGCGGCGCAGTGGCGCGGAGGTGGTGTTTGCAGACATTGATCCGCACACATTTACACTCTGCCCCGAGTCCTTGGCCGCCCTGCTGCGATCTCCGCAGGGGAGCGGCGTAGATGCGGCACTGGTGGTTCATTTGTATGGGCACCCGGCAGACTGGCAGGGGCTGCGCAGTGTGGCCGTAGAGCACGGCATCGAGCTGCTGGAAGACTGCGCGCAGGCGCACGGCGCACTCTGGCAGGGGCGCATGGCTGGCACTCTGGGCAGGGCTGCTGCGTTCAGCTTTTATCCCACCAAGAACCTGGCCGCGCTGGGAGATGCGGGTGCGGTGGCCACACAGGATGCTGAACTGGCGGAGCGCCTGCGCCTGATTCGCGAGTATGGCTGGGGCCGCCGGAATGTCAGCGACTTTGCCGGTGTGAACAGCCGGCTGGATGAACTGCAAGCCGCTGTCCTGCGGGTCAAACTGGGCTCATTGCGTGACAACGTCCTGCAGCGGAGGCGGCTGGCGGCGGTGTATGATGCCAGTTTAAGCGGCTGCCGTATGGTGGTGCCGCCGGTGGTGCGCGGCGGCTGCGAGCATGCCTACCATCAGTATGTGATCCGCACCAAAAATCGCGAGGCTTTGCTGCAGCATCTGCAGCAGGCGGGCATACCTGCGGCGGTGCACTACCCTGTGCCGCTGCACCGGCAGCGTGCTTTTGCCGGCAGTCACATGCCGCTGTCGGAGGCTGAGCGTGCTGCCTCTGAGGTTATCTCCCTGCCAGTGCACCCCTACCTTTCCGAAGAAGCTCCTGCCGAAGTGGGTGAAGTCATAGAAAGGTTTGATCATGCGTGCGGCTGA
- a CDS encoding class I SAM-dependent methyltransferase, which translates to MRAAEYDLMHAVEDGHWWYAVLRGLVDEALAGRLPAAARLLDAGCGTGGMLAYLQTRKADMELSGVDAAEQAVRYCQQRGLAAVQQGWVEALPFADDAFDAVLCLDVLYHSDVHEQQALAELARVLRPQGLLLLNLPAFSVLRGAHDAAVGGARRYEAGQVRALLSRSSLAVEKIHYWNAWLCLPLLVWRQLSRLTKSTASDLGCAPVWMNRMLACAGRLDAGLCRSLLVPFGSSVFAVARKTNCSAGRKAA; encoded by the coding sequence ATGCGTGCGGCTGAATACGACCTGATGCATGCCGTGGAGGACGGGCACTGGTGGTATGCTGTGCTGCGAGGCCTCGTGGACGAAGCGCTGGCGGGGCGGCTGCCTGCTGCGGCGCGGCTGCTGGATGCCGGGTGCGGCACCGGCGGTATGCTGGCCTATCTGCAAACGCGGAAAGCGGATATGGAGCTGTCTGGTGTGGATGCCGCAGAACAGGCCGTGCGCTACTGCCAGCAGCGGGGCCTGGCTGCTGTGCAGCAGGGGTGGGTGGAGGCGCTGCCTTTTGCTGATGATGCTTTTGATGCTGTCCTCTGCCTGGATGTGCTCTATCACAGCGATGTTCATGAGCAGCAGGCGCTGGCAGAGCTGGCCCGTGTGCTGCGCCCACAAGGTCTGCTGCTGCTCAACCTGCCAGCCTTTTCCGTGCTGCGCGGCGCGCACGATGCTGCTGTGGGCGGTGCCAGGCGCTATGAGGCAGGCCAGGTGCGTGCGTTGCTAAGCCGCTCCAGCTTGGCTGTGGAGAAGATCCACTACTGGAACGCATGGCTGTGCCTGCCGCTGCTCGTGTGGCGACAGCTGAGCCGACTAACCAAAAGCACCGCCTCAGACCTGGGCTGTGCTCCGGTGTGGATGAACCGAATGCTGGCGTGCGCAGGCCGGCTGGATGCAGGGCTTTGCCGCTCCCTCCTAGTGCCCTTTGGCTCATCGGTCTTCGCCGTGGCACGAAAAACAAACTGCTCAGCCGGGAGGAAAGCTGCATGA
- a CDS encoding glycosyltransferase family 2 protein produces MSDMPEMSFVVPLYNTGAGLKPLLDAFRALSIPEAWELVLVDDGSADDTFQMAQRLTTDFPVPVTLVELARNYGEHAAVLEGYRRARGRLVVNLDDDLQNPPEEAVKLLRHLRFTGAEVVYSRYAQKKHPWARNAGSWLVNRCATFLLGKPRDLYLSSFRALRQELVGRIVSYRGPYPYIDGLILGATNRIATLEVAHVERSMGRSGYTLRKLVRLAMSLLFDFSVMPLRMASVLGLLLCALGGLVLAEVVAETLMVGQRQLGWGSLMGALAVFSGAQLLMLGLIGEYIGRAFLTVSGKPQSLVRALIPNPGPTSA; encoded by the coding sequence ATGAGCGACATGCCGGAAATGAGCTTTGTGGTGCCGCTTTACAACACGGGTGCGGGCCTGAAGCCGCTGCTGGATGCTTTTCGCGCCCTTTCCATCCCGGAAGCGTGGGAGCTGGTGCTGGTGGATGATGGCAGTGCGGACGACACCTTTCAGATGGCTCAGCGGCTCACGACTGATTTTCCCGTGCCGGTGACGCTTGTAGAGCTGGCGCGCAACTATGGTGAGCATGCCGCCGTGCTGGAAGGGTACCGCCGCGCACGCGGACGCTTGGTGGTGAATCTGGACGACGATCTACAAAACCCGCCGGAAGAAGCCGTCAAACTGCTGCGGCACCTGCGGTTCACCGGGGCTGAGGTGGTTTACTCACGCTATGCCCAGAAGAAGCATCCCTGGGCGCGCAATGCGGGCAGCTGGCTGGTGAACCGTTGTGCCACCTTTCTGCTCGGCAAACCCCGGGATCTCTATCTCTCCAGCTTTCGTGCACTGCGCCAGGAGCTGGTCGGGCGCATTGTGAGCTATCGCGGACCCTATCCATACATCGATGGTCTAATCCTCGGCGCGACCAACCGCATCGCCACGCTGGAGGTGGCACACGTAGAGCGCAGCATGGGCCGCAGCGGCTACACTCTGCGCAAGCTGGTGCGTCTGGCCATGAGCCTGCTTTTTGACTTCAGCGTGATGCCGCTACGCATGGCCAGCGTGCTGGGCCTGCTGCTTTGTGCCTTAGGCGGCCTGGTGCTGGCTGAAGTGGTGGCGGAGACTCTGATGGTGGGCCAGCGGCAGCTCGGCTGGGGCTCCCTGATGGGGGCGCTGGCAGTCTTCAGCGGAGCGCAGCTGCTGATGCTGGGTCTCATCGGTG